In a genomic window of Methanosarcina horonobensis HB-1 = JCM 15518:
- a CDS encoding DUF429 domain-containing protein, protein MGKKVFVGVDGCRAGWFAVFLDETGKKECNWEIALFPEFSLLIDFLENNYRQAEPLILVDIPIGLKNGGSGERLSDIGARNILKTRKSSIFPIPRREAIYAETYEKACEINERLSEKRISKQAWNILPKIRDVDGFLVDNESFREKVREVGPEICFQSFAGFPMRYSKKKVEGFIERKEVLSNVFKSTDEIIEYALLKYRRKDLAKDDVLDALAAALTAKIGSRYGFVYVPEEPETDSRGLKIQMIYCECDFSSIDSVTFTQYQKSSFPQSKALLSADISNWSLNFPLFS, encoded by the coding sequence ATGGGCAAAAAGGTCTTTGTCGGGGTTGACGGCTGCAGAGCAGGCTGGTTTGCAGTGTTTCTTGATGAGACAGGGAAAAAAGAATGCAACTGGGAAATTGCTCTCTTTCCTGAGTTTTCACTCCTGATTGATTTTTTGGAAAACAACTACAGGCAGGCAGAGCCTCTTATCCTTGTTGACATCCCAATTGGCTTGAAAAATGGAGGCAGTGGAGAAAGGCTTTCGGATATCGGTGCCCGGAATATTCTGAAAACCAGGAAGTCCAGCATCTTTCCTATACCGCGCAGGGAAGCGATTTATGCGGAAACCTATGAAAAAGCCTGTGAGATTAATGAAAGGCTTTCTGAAAAACGTATCTCGAAGCAAGCCTGGAACATACTCCCTAAAATACGGGATGTGGACGGTTTCCTGGTTGATAACGAAAGTTTCAGGGAAAAAGTCAGAGAAGTAGGGCCCGAAATCTGTTTCCAGTCTTTTGCAGGCTTTCCTATGAGATATTCAAAAAAGAAAGTTGAAGGTTTTATTGAAAGAAAGGAAGTTCTGAGTAATGTCTTCAAATCTACAGATGAAATCATAGAATATGCTCTTTTAAAGTACAGAAGAAAAGACCTTGCAAAAGATGATGTCCTGGATGCCCTTGCAGCTGCACTAACTGCAAAAATAGGCAGCAGGTATGGGTTTGTTTACGTACCCGAAGAACCTGAGACTGATAGTAGAGGACTGAAGATCCAGATGATTTATTGTGAGTGTGACTTTTCTTCTATTGATTCGGTTACTTTCACGCAGTACCAGAAAAGCTCTTTTCCCCAGTCCAAAGCTCTTTTGTCAGCGGACATAAGTAACTGGTCCCTTAATTTTCCATTATTTTCGTAA
- a CDS encoding formylglycine-generating enzyme family protein: protein MEFVLIPAGEFEMGSPSREKRRKLWESPVHRVSIKKPFYLGRYPVTQEQWIKVMGSNPSCFRDEKHPVETVSWEEVQVFIRKLNALENSGEKSSIYRLPTEAEWEYAARAGTITSFFFGDDESKLTEYAWYLKNSGLQTHPAGLKKSNTWGLYDIYGNVGEWVQDEYHVSYKGAPSDGQTWESLFASISVPVRVRRGGGWNGNAGCCRSAERLFAAQDKKLNSLGFRVVKEV, encoded by the coding sequence ATGGAATTCGTTCTGATCCCTGCAGGAGAATTTGAGATGGGCTCCCCTTCCCGTGAGAAGCGCAGAAAGCTCTGGGAAAGCCCTGTACACAGGGTATCTATAAAAAAACCTTTTTATCTTGGCAGATACCCGGTTACTCAGGAACAATGGATCAAAGTAATGGGAAGTAATCCTTCGTGTTTCAGGGACGAAAAGCACCCTGTTGAAACTGTTTCCTGGGAAGAGGTACAGGTCTTTATCCGAAAACTTAACGCCCTTGAAAACTCTGGCGAAAAAAGCTCAATCTACCGCCTCCCCACGGAAGCCGAATGGGAATATGCAGCCAGGGCAGGAACTATAACCAGTTTCTTCTTCGGCGATGACGAATCTAAACTCACTGAATATGCCTGGTATCTTAAAAACTCGGGACTTCAGACTCATCCTGCAGGCTTGAAAAAATCCAATACATGGGGGCTCTACGATATCTACGGAAACGTAGGGGAATGGGTGCAGGATGAGTACCATGTAAGTTACAAAGGAGCGCCTTCAGATGGTCAGACATGGGAAAGCCTTTTCGCCAGCATATCCGTGCCTGTAAGGGTCAGGAGAGGCGGGGGCTGGAACGGGAATGCAGGCTGCTGCAGGTCGGCTGAGCGACTTTTTGCGGCACAGGATAAGAAACTCAATAGCCTGGGATTCAGGGTTGTTAAAGAAGTTTGA
- a CDS encoding glutamate decarboxylase has product MISRKINLESLDESKKHHVGAYSARYIQKTREKGVPKYEFPEEGMSPRAAYQLVHDEQSLDGNPFLNLASFVNTWMEPEADKLVMENISKNIIDIFEYPQTARVIHNIMVNMLGRLFNGHHTDFVGTSTAGSSEAIMLGLLAHKWNWKKSGRGTDKPNIIFGNDAHVCWDKFTRYFDVDARKVPIDKDKRTITAEAVSERINENTICVGCVLGTTFTGEIDPVKEINDLLLEYKKEKGWDIPIHIDAASGGFILPFTEPDFEWDFRLERVKSVNVSGHKYGLTYPGLGWLIFRDKNDLPEDLIFRVNYLGEMEDSYTLNFSGGSAMVAAQYYNFLRFGRAGYTRIMKKILDVSQDLAEKVDRLGRFEMLNKGERLPIIAFRQKEKAGYSLLQLSHKLRERGWIVPAYCLPENAEDIEIMRIVVRENFTPDMAAILVDDLEKACQFLENGTKSGTEKPCPSEKDMAHIC; this is encoded by the coding sequence ATGATTTCTAGGAAAATTAATCTGGAAAGTTTGGATGAGTCGAAAAAACATCATGTCGGTGCATACAGTGCCAGATATATCCAAAAAACAAGAGAAAAAGGAGTTCCCAAGTATGAATTTCCTGAGGAGGGCATGAGCCCGAGGGCAGCTTATCAACTGGTACATGATGAGCAGAGCCTCGACGGCAATCCTTTCCTGAATCTGGCAAGTTTTGTCAACACATGGATGGAACCGGAAGCAGATAAGCTTGTCATGGAAAACATCAGCAAAAATATCATAGATATTTTCGAATATCCTCAAACTGCCAGAGTTATTCACAATATTATGGTGAATATGCTTGGGCGTCTTTTTAATGGCCATCACACCGATTTTGTGGGCACGTCAACAGCTGGCTCTTCAGAAGCTATAATGCTGGGTTTGCTGGCTCATAAATGGAACTGGAAAAAATCAGGACGAGGTACGGATAAACCAAACATAATTTTCGGAAACGATGCTCACGTTTGCTGGGATAAGTTTACCAGGTACTTTGATGTCGATGCCAGAAAAGTTCCTATAGACAAAGATAAGCGCACAATCACGGCTGAAGCTGTCTCAGAGAGGATAAACGAGAACACAATCTGTGTTGGTTGCGTTCTGGGGACGACTTTTACAGGAGAAATAGATCCTGTAAAAGAAATTAACGATTTACTTCTGGAATATAAAAAAGAAAAAGGCTGGGACATACCCATCCATATCGATGCTGCAAGTGGCGGCTTCATATTGCCTTTTACCGAACCGGATTTTGAGTGGGATTTCAGGCTGGAAAGAGTAAAATCCGTAAACGTTTCAGGGCATAAGTACGGATTGACTTATCCGGGCCTTGGCTGGCTGATCTTCCGTGATAAAAATGACCTCCCTGAAGACCTGATTTTCCGTGTAAACTACCTTGGGGAAATGGAAGATTCGTACACCCTGAACTTTTCAGGAGGCAGTGCAATGGTCGCAGCCCAATATTACAATTTTTTAAGGTTCGGAAGAGCTGGCTATACCAGAATAATGAAAAAAATCCTTGATGTTTCCCAGGATCTTGCCGAGAAGGTTGACAGGCTGGGCCGTTTCGAAATGCTGAACAAAGGAGAAAGGCTCCCTATAATTGCTTTCAGACAAAAAGAGAAGGCTGGCTATTCCTTGTTGCAGCTCTCGCACAAATTGAGGGAAAGGGGTTGGATAGTCCCCGCCTACTGTCTCCCGGAAAATGCGGAGGATATTGAGATAATGCGCATCGTCGTAAGAGAAAATTTCACTCCTGACATGGCAGCAATTCTAGTCGACGATCTCGAAAAAGCCTGCCAATTCCTCGAAAATGGAACAAAATCCGGAACAGAAAAACCATGCCCATCAGAAAAGGACATGGCTCATATCTGCTAA
- a CDS encoding DUF2284 domain-containing protein, whose product MPFRDITPDELEFLVKKALELEAVDAKIIPTYQVFVEKRVVLKCRGCIGYGKKLTCPPHVPTVDEFREILKEYRYALLVKFRSPAVADEEIAKAPYKTWLDPAEPEETREKASRFWSDYFDYSKKMLLSMLELEKTAFNEGFTFAVAFVNGSCRLCEKCNVEKGICIHSNMARIPEHAVGINMKKTAAEAEMPLVFPIKGQPEPMSILLID is encoded by the coding sequence ATGCCGTTTCGAGATATAACCCCTGATGAGCTTGAGTTTCTTGTGAAAAAAGCCCTTGAACTGGAAGCTGTTGATGCAAAAATAATCCCTACCTATCAGGTCTTTGTAGAGAAAAGAGTGGTCTTAAAATGCAGGGGATGTATAGGGTACGGAAAAAAACTGACCTGCCCGCCCCACGTCCCCACTGTTGACGAGTTCAGGGAAATCCTTAAAGAGTACAGATATGCCCTGCTTGTAAAATTCAGATCCCCTGCAGTAGCAGACGAGGAAATCGCAAAAGCCCCTTATAAGACCTGGCTTGATCCTGCCGAACCTGAAGAAACAAGAGAAAAAGCATCGAGATTCTGGTCTGATTATTTTGATTACAGCAAAAAGATGCTTCTCTCAATGCTCGAGCTTGAAAAAACAGCCTTTAACGAAGGTTTCACCTTTGCAGTTGCATTTGTTAACGGTTCTTGCAGGCTCTGTGAGAAGTGCAATGTGGAAAAAGGAATCTGTATACACTCGAACATGGCAAGAATCCCGGAACATGCTGTTGGGATAAATATGAAAAAGACGGCAGCAGAAGCAGAAATGCCATTAGTATTCCCTATCAAAGGGCAGCCCGAGCCAATGTCCATCCTGCTTATTGATTAA
- a CDS encoding MBL fold metallo-hydrolase, which produces MSDTNKLDIREADRLEITVLMDNYTDIFQIESTDVCKRPQLPYFPQILFAEHGFSCLIKVCAGNEEHTVLMDAAVTPACLFSNAKLLKADLGRIEAVALSHGHPDHFLGLAELLKHVSEKQNKEIPLILHPDAFLERRFNIPVIGHPAMIPALDEDVLKGSGADIVKSKKAFPIADSLIHTTGEIERKIPFEKGFPWAEANINGNWITDPFRDDQGLVIKLKGKGLVVISGCAHAGIINTVEYAKKITGTDKVHAVLGGFHLTGRLFDPIIQPTIDEMKRIGPDHIVPMHCTGWKAINQFAEEMPEQFLLNTVGTTYVFGESL; this is translated from the coding sequence ATGAGTGATACGAATAAACTGGATATTCGGGAAGCTGACCGGCTGGAAATAACAGTCCTCATGGATAATTATACGGATATATTTCAAATAGAAAGCACTGACGTATGCAAACGGCCTCAATTACCTTATTTCCCGCAGATCCTTTTCGCCGAACACGGATTTTCGTGCTTAATCAAAGTATGTGCCGGGAATGAGGAGCATACCGTGTTGATGGATGCAGCAGTTACTCCAGCCTGCCTTTTTAGTAACGCAAAGCTTTTAAAGGCTGATCTTGGCAGAATAGAAGCTGTTGCCCTTAGCCATGGACATCCTGATCACTTTCTCGGGCTTGCAGAGCTTTTGAAACACGTAAGTGAAAAACAGAATAAAGAAATCCCACTTATTCTTCATCCCGATGCCTTTCTTGAACGCCGCTTTAATATTCCTGTAATCGGGCACCCTGCCATGATACCCGCACTCGATGAAGATGTTCTGAAGGGATCGGGAGCTGATATTGTAAAATCCAAAAAAGCTTTCCCGATTGCTGACAGTCTTATCCACACAACAGGGGAGATTGAGCGCAAAATCCCATTCGAGAAAGGATTTCCCTGGGCTGAGGCTAATATTAACGGAAACTGGATAACTGACCCATTCCGGGATGACCAGGGGCTTGTGATAAAACTGAAAGGCAAAGGGCTTGTCGTTATCAGTGGCTGCGCCCATGCAGGGATTATCAATACCGTAGAGTACGCAAAAAAAATAACAGGAACAGACAAGGTTCATGCAGTCCTCGGAGGTTTCCATCTGACCGGGCGACTCTTTGACCCTATTATCCAGCCCACGATTGATGAAATGAAAAGGATTGGCCCTGACCATATCGTGCCCATGCACTGCACTGGCTGGAAAGCAATAAACCAGTTTGCCGAAGAGATGCCTGAACAGTTCCTGCTCAACACTGTCGGCACTACTTATGTTTTTGGCGAGAGTCTTTAA
- a CDS encoding SAM-dependent methyltransferase, with amino-acid sequence MLHNLFPSIFSQTSKPPLFEPGELQFWNDPHISKSMLEAHLDQTHDRASRRTAEIEKTVSHLTYSGFLKTGDRVLDLGCGPGLYSSRLCLEGVRVTGIDISRRSIDYARTQAEKEGLDIDYICADFFSIEYEETFDAVLQAYGEICTFSDEKRNILLSLIHRALKDRGFFIFDVSTRMLRMREGLQNRWYASEGGFWRPGRHLVLEEGFDYPENNTWLNQYIVADDDGTVKTYRLWLHDYSLETISKILEKNGFKVEQVWNSLSGESYREGGDWIAVAARKVQTDKEMNWK; translated from the coding sequence ATGCTCCATAACCTTTTTCCATCTATCTTCTCTCAAACCTCAAAACCTCCTCTTTTCGAACCCGGAGAACTTCAGTTCTGGAACGATCCACACATCTCAAAAAGTATGCTTGAAGCTCATCTTGACCAGACCCATGACAGGGCAAGCCGGAGAACTGCCGAAATCGAAAAAACGGTTTCCCACCTGACATATTCAGGCTTCCTGAAAACAGGGGACCGGGTGCTCGACCTTGGCTGTGGACCTGGATTGTATAGCAGCAGGCTTTGCCTGGAAGGAGTGAGGGTTACAGGCATCGATATCTCCCGGAGGTCTATAGACTATGCCCGCACGCAGGCTGAAAAGGAAGGACTGGATATCGATTATATCTGTGCAGACTTTTTCAGCATTGAGTATGAGGAAACTTTTGATGCTGTACTTCAGGCATATGGAGAAATCTGTACCTTTTCCGATGAAAAACGGAACATACTTCTGAGCCTTATCCACAGAGCACTTAAGGACAGGGGTTTTTTCATTTTTGACGTGTCCACAAGGATGCTGCGAATGCGGGAAGGACTCCAAAACAGGTGGTATGCCTCAGAAGGCGGGTTCTGGAGACCGGGCAGGCACCTTGTGCTGGAAGAAGGATTCGATTATCCGGAAAATAATACCTGGCTGAACCAGTATATTGTCGCCGATGATGATGGAACGGTAAAAACATACAGGCTCTGGTTACACGATTATTCTCTTGAGACGATAAGCAAAATTCTTGAGAAAAATGGGTTTAAAGTTGAACAGGTATGGAACAGTCTTTCCGGAGAATCCTACAGGGAAGGAGGGGACTGGATAGCGGTAGCAGCGAGGAAAGTGCAGACTGATAAAGAAATGAACTGGAAATGA
- a CDS encoding tetratricopeptide repeat protein, translating into MARDFNEKRGGQTGRPGRTGKAGKPDRAGKAGKTGKTGRKGTGKVDKASETAYDRLNRALAPYEKTLEKNPEDAAAWAGKASVFLRHRMHKDSLKAFEKALEIEPENPAYLYEKGFVLLQLNREEDALQAFDRLLEIKPDSDKAWNLRTSVLCRLGQHEKALKDSEKALASNSRLAGAWHSKGSVLADLGRYEEAIQAYDAALKINPSMARALEGKAFALYSLDRPVEAIIAYDSALNINPDNAKTWIGKAMVHLKLGKYKKALEPCNKAISIKPDSADAWYCKGLALSGLDKNEEALGALERALRINPEHIEARKTRNTVSSKLGIDLGEEEEDEEVEERKPEVRRSVWARKESVSKIMKRTGEQAREYREEETKGTGGQERENRGKVTRKNIGKGKEKK; encoded by the coding sequence ATGGCACGCGATTTTAACGAAAAAAGAGGCGGACAGACAGGTAGACCCGGCAGAACGGGCAAGGCAGGCAAGCCAGATAGGGCAGGCAAAGCAGGTAAAACCGGCAAAACAGGCAGAAAAGGTACGGGTAAGGTGGATAAAGCTAGTGAAACTGCCTATGACAGACTGAACAGGGCTCTTGCACCCTATGAGAAAACCCTTGAGAAAAACCCTGAAGATGCAGCCGCATGGGCCGGAAAAGCCTCAGTGTTTCTAAGGCACAGGATGCATAAGGATTCTTTGAAAGCCTTCGAAAAAGCGCTCGAAATCGAACCTGAAAATCCGGCCTACCTTTATGAGAAAGGTTTCGTACTCCTCCAGCTCAACCGGGAGGAAGATGCCCTGCAGGCCTTTGACAGGTTACTTGAAATAAAGCCGGATAGCGACAAAGCCTGGAACCTTAGAACCTCAGTTCTCTGCAGGCTGGGACAGCACGAAAAAGCTCTTAAAGACTCCGAAAAAGCCCTTGCTTCAAATTCAAGACTTGCAGGTGCCTGGCACTCAAAAGGCTCTGTACTTGCTGACCTTGGCAGATATGAAGAAGCCATACAGGCTTACGATGCCGCCCTCAAAATAAACCCGAGTATGGCAAGAGCCCTGGAAGGAAAAGCTTTTGCTCTCTACAGCCTGGACAGACCGGTTGAAGCCATAATAGCATATGACTCTGCCCTCAATATAAACCCTGACAATGCAAAAACCTGGATTGGAAAAGCAATGGTCCATCTAAAGCTCGGCAAATATAAAAAAGCACTTGAGCCCTGCAACAAAGCTATCTCAATAAAACCCGATTCTGCCGATGCCTGGTACTGTAAAGGCCTGGCTCTCTCTGGGTTAGATAAGAATGAAGAGGCCCTTGGAGCCCTTGAAAGAGCCCTCAGAATCAACCCTGAACATATTGAGGCCCGGAAAACCAGAAATACCGTAAGCTCCAAACTCGGGATCGATCTTGGTGAAGAGGAAGAAGACGAAGAAGTGGAGGAGAGAAAGCCGGAAGTAAGAAGGAGCGTCTGGGCAAGAAAAGAATCCGTAAGTAAGATAATGAAGAGAACTGGAGAGCAGGCAAGAGAGTATAGAGAAGAAGAGACAAAGGGAACCGGAGGACAGGAAAGAGAGAATAGAGGTAAAGTAACCAGGAAAAATATCGGAAAAGGGAAAGAAAAGAAGTAA
- a CDS encoding NAD(P)-binding domain-containing protein has translation MVWKGNVPPINETISIIGAGHLGKTLAQMLIECGFPKEKLMISYGGKISTFESIKKAGLIENFTVGVCLPAALLIANKKRLNVDHAIGVIEKEYTGFREIHVWAKNVLPAFGSEKEEEKYIEHMSTKGGITETIVESLNYGDTFLDALRKGIARSKEISTFARLQLSDIS, from the coding sequence ATGGTCTGGAAAGGTAATGTCCCTCCGATTAATGAGACGATAAGTATAATTGGAGCAGGACATCTCGGGAAAACTCTTGCACAGATGCTTATTGAGTGTGGATTTCCCAAAGAAAAACTTATGATCTCTTATGGAGGAAAAATTTCTACTTTTGAAAGTATAAAAAAGGCAGGTTTAATTGAAAATTTTACAGTGGGAGTATGTCTTCCGGCGGCCCTTCTAATTGCGAATAAAAAGAGACTGAATGTAGATCATGCGATAGGAGTCATCGAAAAAGAATACACTGGTTTTAGAGAAATTCATGTGTGGGCAAAAAATGTTTTACCTGCTTTTGGTTCTGAAAAAGAAGAGGAAAAATACATAGAACATATGAGTACAAAGGGAGGGATAACGGAAACTATAGTTGAGAGCCTTAATTACGGAGATACATTTTTGGATGCATTAAGAAAAGGCATCGCAAGAAGTAAAGAGATATCTACTTTTGCCAGGCTCCAGTTATCTGATATTAGTTAA
- a CDS encoding pyrroline-5-carboxylate reductase family protein — protein MDGNEILLVNETIGIIGAGVLGRTLAGTFVECGFPGERLMVSYGGKPSTFESIKEAKLVENIADNNEICQRSTIIFIAVKPQALKELKCLPFTGSSLVVSCMAGISSVLLEEILGIDVFRIMPSGPDTIRKGKGIAAVYPQNYTLTEILSVLGLKAYELQDEEMMHTFTVGVCLPAAIMVADKKGLDMDYAIEAIEKEYADFEEIYIWAKNVIPDFDSDKEEKKYIEHMCTKGGITEAIVNSLNSGDTFLDALKKGIARSREISTSARLTL, from the coding sequence ATGGATGGAAATGAAATTCTTTTGGTTAATGAAACTATAGGCATAATCGGGGCCGGAGTCCTTGGGAGAACTCTTGCAGGGACATTTGTTGAGTGCGGATTTCCCGGAGAGAGGCTTATGGTTTCTTATGGTGGAAAGCCTTCCACCTTCGAGAGTATAAAAGAGGCAAAGCTTGTTGAGAATATAGCCGATAATAACGAGATCTGCCAGAGATCAACAATCATATTTATTGCGGTTAAACCTCAGGCTCTTAAGGAGCTTAAATGCCTTCCTTTTACAGGCAGTTCCCTTGTCGTCTCCTGCATGGCCGGTATTTCATCGGTTTTGCTGGAAGAGATACTGGGTATTGATGTTTTCAGAATAATGCCTAGCGGACCGGATACGATAAGAAAGGGTAAGGGTATTGCGGCGGTTTATCCACAAAATTATACTTTAACAGAAATTTTATCCGTTCTGGGCTTAAAAGCCTATGAACTCCAGGATGAAGAAATGATGCATACTTTTACAGTGGGAGTATGTCTTCCGGCAGCCATTATGGTTGCAGACAAAAAAGGGTTGGATATGGACTATGCGATAGAAGCCATTGAAAAGGAATACGCTGATTTTGAAGAGATTTATATCTGGGCTAAAAATGTTATACCCGATTTTGATTCCGACAAAGAAGAGAAGAAGTACATTGAACATATGTGCACAAAAGGAGGAATAACTGAAGCGATAGTTAACAGTCTCAATTCCGGGGATACATTTTTGGATGCGCTAAAAAAAGGCATTGCAAGAAGTAGAGAAATCTCTACTTCTGCCAGGCTCACACTCTAA
- a CDS encoding hydrolase — protein sequence MTSEIETPECCPRFDPTPWDGKIFEWNNKKFIKDSVITQFYMPLNFGEVIMRMNEKVIRAGAEMPDWLCLSDHTSESNMDIYLAVDREVEGADNVTLSGKFLTKAYEGDFEKTGEWCADFEGYAKSQSLDIKKWYMWYTTCPACAEKYGKNYVVIVAEVQIMKL from the coding sequence ATGACAAGCGAAATCGAAACTCCGGAATGTTGCCCCCGGTTTGACCCCACCCCCTGGGATGGAAAGATCTTTGAATGGAATAATAAAAAGTTCATTAAAGATTCGGTTATCACGCAGTTTTACATGCCTCTTAATTTTGGAGAGGTAATTATGAGGATGAACGAGAAAGTTATCAGGGCTGGCGCGGAAATGCCTGACTGGCTCTGCCTGTCGGATCACACCTCTGAAAGTAACATGGATATTTATCTGGCTGTTGATAGGGAAGTCGAAGGTGCAGACAACGTAACGTTAAGTGGGAAATTCCTGACCAAAGCTTACGAAGGAGATTTTGAAAAAACAGGAGAATGGTGTGCGGACTTTGAAGGCTATGCAAAAAGCCAAAGCCTGGACATCAAGAAATGGTACATGTGGTATACTACCTGTCCAGCCTGTGCCGAAAAATATGGGAAAAATTACGTTGTGATTGTTGCGGAAGTACAAATAATGAAGTTATAA
- a CDS encoding class I SAM-dependent methyltransferase, giving the protein MEKIVLTEEKETMLIPLFAKAKESEKKHPVIIDKKAVEIINQIDYDFTSLKIPEKTKLMMCLRAKLIDNFVRDFFLKNDKSIALHLGCGLDSRSDRIDNSDVDWYDVDFEEVIDIRKHFFRETDNYHLIPSSVTEKEWPEKIPGKISEENKQYIVIAEGLFMYLKEDEIKTLISRLKERIGSYILIFDAFSVLTAKKVKNQPSIKKTGATIYWGIDNPEELTGWGLGIQFIEEQYFTSNEEIEKLGTLTKLMFKMANLFSITKKAHRILIYRVS; this is encoded by the coding sequence ATGGAGAAGATTGTTTTAACAGAAGAAAAAGAAACTATGCTTATTCCTTTATTTGCGAAAGCAAAGGAAAGCGAAAAAAAGCACCCTGTAATTATTGACAAAAAAGCAGTTGAAATAATAAATCAAATTGATTATGATTTCACATCATTGAAAATCCCTGAGAAGACAAAATTGATGATGTGTTTAAGGGCAAAGCTTATTGATAACTTTGTTAGAGATTTCTTTTTAAAGAACGATAAAAGCATTGCTTTGCATTTAGGCTGCGGGCTTGACAGCAGATCTGACAGAATCGATAATTCTGACGTTGACTGGTACGACGTGGACTTCGAAGAAGTAATTGATATTCGCAAACATTTTTTCCGGGAAACGGATAATTATCACCTGATTCCATCCTCAGTTACGGAAAAAGAATGGCCGGAAAAAATCCCCGGGAAAATTTCAGAGGAAAACAAACAATATATAGTCATAGCCGAAGGGCTGTTCATGTATCTTAAAGAAGATGAGATTAAAACATTGATAAGTCGTCTTAAGGAGAGAATTGGCAGTTATATTCTGATTTTCGATGCTTTCAGTGTTCTTACAGCAAAAAAAGTAAAAAACCAACCCTCGATAAAGAAAACAGGTGCAACAATTTACTGGGGTATTGACAATCCTGAAGAGCTCACCGGATGGGGGCTGGGAATTCAGTTTATTGAAGAACAGTATTTTACATCAAACGAAGAAATAGAGAAGTTAGGTACTCTGACAAAGCTTATGTTTAAAATGGCAAATTTATTTTCGATCACTAAAAAAGCCCACAGAATATTAATTTATAGAGTTAGTTAA
- a CDS encoding carboxymuconolactone decarboxylase family protein, whose translation MENERYERGWSKLKEIDGKIGEEIFKSLESISPDLGKYIIEFSFGDVYSRKGTSLKQKEIAVVAALTAMGNAAPQLNVHINGALNVGCSVEEILEVIIQMSSYSGFPGSLNAINVLKEVIKDRKITFEPVKEDKNGDRFSIGAEQLSRLEKNQVQILKENLDDIAPDMVEYIIAYGYGDIYSRKNLSVKMRQIATIAALTAMGTARPQLAFHIKAGLNVGLTEEEIIETIILMCVYAGFPAALNGISTAKEVFSNL comes from the coding sequence ATGGAAAATGAAAGATACGAAAGAGGATGGTCAAAATTAAAAGAAATTGATGGAAAAATAGGGGAAGAAATATTTAAAAGTTTAGAGAGTATCTCTCCAGATTTGGGTAAATATATTATTGAGTTCTCTTTTGGAGATGTTTATTCGAGGAAAGGTACCAGTTTAAAGCAAAAAGAAATTGCAGTTGTAGCTGCACTGACTGCAATGGGAAATGCCGCACCGCAATTGAATGTCCATATTAACGGGGCATTAAACGTGGGCTGTTCTGTAGAAGAAATATTAGAAGTTATAATACAGATGTCAAGTTATAGCGGGTTTCCAGGTTCGTTAAATGCGATAAACGTACTGAAGGAAGTCATAAAAGATCGAAAAATAACCTTTGAACCTGTTAAAGAAGATAAAAACGGAGATAGATTTTCAATTGGAGCTGAACAGCTATCCCGGTTAGAAAAAAACCAGGTGCAAATACTGAAGGAAAACCTGGATGATATAGCCCCGGACATGGTTGAATATATCATTGCATACGGTTACGGCGATATATACAGCAGAAAAAATTTAAGTGTGAAAATGAGACAGATCGCCACAATTGCCGCACTTACAGCCATGGGTACTGCCAGACCTCAACTTGCTTTCCATATTAAAGCGGGTTTGAATGTCGGATTAACAGAAGAAGAAATAATTGAGACTATAATCCTTATGTGCGTTTATGCCGGATTCCCTGCTGCATTAAACGGCATAAGTACTGCAAAAGAGGTCTTCTCGAATCTTTAA